The following DNA comes from Candidatus Cetobacterium colombiensis.
TAAAAGTGCTATGGCTAACTCTCTATTTGTTAATTTTTCAGTTAATCCTTTAACTCTTAATTCATAAGGAGTTATTTCATTTATATAAAAATCATAATCCAATGTTTCTATTATTTTATTTTCAAAAAGTAATTTTCTTAATCTCTCTATTCTGTGGTGTCTTCTTCTTAAAAGTCTTCTTGAAGCTCTTTTTACTCTTCTCTCTGCAGAAGTTACAGATGATCCACCCTCTGGAAATAATCTTACACCTGCATCTATTATATTTTCATCCTCAGACACTATTGCCCATCCAACTGATGCAATTCCAATATCTAAACCTAGTCTAAATTTTTTCTCCATAACTATCCCCCTTTTTTAGATTTACTATGACCTTAATTATATCATCTCAAAATTATTATATCTATTTGAAATATTTTTTATTTTTTTTAAAATTTCTTCTAGAGTGACAATTCATTGAATAGTTATAGAAAAAACCTGGGAAGTAATTCCCAGGTTTTTTTAATTACTTCTCTCTTCTCATTAGTTCCTGTA
Coding sequences within:
- the cas9 gene encoding type II CRISPR RNA-guided endonuclease Cas9 (Cas9, originally named Csn1, is the large, multifunctional signature protein of type II CRISPR/Cas systems. It is well known even to general audiences because its RNA-guided endonuclease activity has made it a popular tool for custom editing of eukaryotic genomes.), which translates into the protein MEKKFRLGLDIGIASVGWAIVSEDENIIDAGVRLFPEGGSSVTSAERRVKRASRRLLRRRHHRIERLRKLLFENKIIETLDYDFYINEITPYELRVKGLTEKLTNRELAIALL